From a region of the Paenibacillus sp. FSL R10-2734 genome:
- a CDS encoding glycoside hydrolase family 95 protein, whose amino-acid sequence MTATRSKWRLWYNQPAEDWNEALPVGNGKVGAMVFGGIGEERLALNEDSLWSGKPHDDGNTGVLQSLEEVRGLLFAGKYAEAHALAEQRMVTPNNPHYGNYHPLGDMYIQLELPDSEVSDYCRELDLNEAVCRTSYRIDGVQYTREVISSFPDQVLVVRLEASHPVLKGSVQLNRERGVVVNAAEPQGLIMQGIADLEGVGFAATIEVQTEHGSCYTANDLVVFEECQAVTIYLSASTTYRHAEPQQVNEQVLQRVLQQQWKDLKQTHIADYQKLFNRMELDLGADQYPSLPTDERLTLVKEGKDDVYLTALYVQYGRYLLIASSRPGTLPANLQGIWNESYTPPWFSDYTININTQMNYWHAETCNLSELQEPLFDLLDALIEPGRETARSRYDCAGIALSTRTNPWFNTSLRATSSLLWQDGAAWLSRHYWEHYLFTGNRQLLEQRGYPFMKEAALFYIDFMVEHPKYGWLVSGPATSPENRFRAPDGTITALDMSPTMTVQIIDDLFDNCIRASEELGLDVDFRELLRQKRAKLPPMQIGKHGQLQEWLEDHEEIELGHRHVSHLFGLFPGHSISEEKPELLHAVKIALDRRLQYGGGHTGWSCAWIINLWAHLGDGDKAKSFMDMILTKSTYNNLFDTHPPFQIDGNFGAAAGVIEMLVQSDEKGIRLLPALPTAWSTGSIQGVRARGGFELSMQWASGKLSSLVITSQLGNRCSIQYPFQTYDARVFCDEVQVAAELNEGCISFDTEGGKTYTLKL is encoded by the coding sequence ATGACTGCTACCCGTTCGAAATGGCGTCTTTGGTATAACCAACCTGCTGAGGATTGGAATGAAGCGTTGCCTGTAGGTAATGGTAAAGTGGGTGCAATGGTTTTTGGAGGAATTGGCGAGGAACGTCTTGCACTTAACGAAGATTCCTTATGGTCGGGCAAGCCTCATGATGATGGTAATACAGGAGTGTTGCAATCACTTGAGGAAGTGCGGGGGTTGTTGTTTGCAGGGAAATATGCTGAAGCACATGCATTAGCAGAGCAGAGAATGGTTACTCCGAATAACCCGCATTATGGTAACTATCATCCGCTGGGAGATATGTATATTCAGCTTGAATTGCCAGACAGCGAGGTATCAGATTATTGCCGAGAGCTGGATTTAAATGAAGCAGTCTGTCGCACTTCTTATCGAATTGACGGCGTGCAATATACACGCGAGGTTATTAGTAGCTTTCCAGATCAGGTACTTGTTGTTCGATTAGAAGCGAGTCATCCTGTTTTGAAGGGTAGTGTGCAGCTTAACCGTGAGCGTGGGGTAGTTGTAAATGCTGCCGAGCCACAAGGACTGATCATGCAGGGTATAGCAGATTTAGAAGGTGTTGGTTTTGCCGCTACGATTGAAGTGCAGACAGAGCATGGGAGCTGCTATACAGCTAATGATTTGGTGGTCTTTGAAGAATGTCAGGCTGTGACCATTTATTTAAGTGCCAGCACGACATATCGCCATGCGGAACCACAACAAGTGAATGAACAGGTTTTGCAGCGGGTCTTACAGCAGCAATGGAAGGATTTGAAACAAACTCATATAGCTGACTACCAGAAGCTATTTAATCGTATGGAGCTGGATTTAGGGGCAGATCAGTACCCAAGCTTGCCGACAGATGAGAGGCTTACCCTTGTTAAGGAAGGAAAAGATGACGTTTACTTAACAGCTCTATATGTACAGTATGGACGTTATCTGCTTATTGCCAGCTCACGTCCAGGTACATTGCCTGCCAACCTGCAGGGGATCTGGAACGAGAGCTACACTCCGCCATGGTTCTCTGATTATACGATTAATATTAATACACAGATGAATTATTGGCATGCGGAGACTTGTAATTTATCTGAGCTGCAGGAGCCATTATTTGATTTGCTTGATGCGTTGATCGAGCCAGGGCGTGAGACAGCGAGAAGCCGATACGACTGTGCGGGAATTGCATTGAGCACGAGGACTAACCCTTGGTTTAATACTTCACTACGTGCAACCTCATCATTATTGTGGCAGGATGGAGCAGCTTGGCTAAGCAGACATTACTGGGAGCATTATTTGTTCACAGGTAATAGACAGCTGCTTGAGCAACGAGGTTATCCGTTTATGAAAGAAGCAGCACTATTTTATATCGATTTCATGGTAGAGCATCCGAAGTATGGCTGGCTTGTATCGGGACCAGCAACATCACCAGAAAATCGTTTTCGAGCGCCTGATGGAACAATCACAGCGCTGGATATGAGTCCAACGATGACCGTGCAGATTATAGATGATTTATTTGATAATTGTATTCGGGCAAGTGAAGAGCTTGGTCTGGATGTAGATTTTAGAGAGCTGTTGCGGCAAAAGCGTGCGAAGCTGCCACCGATGCAGATTGGTAAGCATGGGCAGCTACAGGAATGGCTAGAGGATCATGAAGAAATAGAGCTAGGCCATCGCCATGTATCTCATTTGTTTGGATTGTTCCCGGGACATAGTATTTCAGAGGAGAAACCTGAGCTGCTTCATGCTGTGAAGATTGCGCTTGATCGCAGGTTGCAGTATGGCGGTGGTCATACAGGCTGGAGCTGTGCTTGGATCATTAATTTATGGGCGCATCTAGGAGATGGCGATAAAGCAAAGAGCTTTATGGATATGATTTTGACAAAATCAACTTATAATAACCTATTTGACACCCATCCTCCTTTTCAAATTGATGGCAACTTTGGTGCTGCGGCTGGTGTTATAGAGATGCTCGTGCAGAGTGATGAAAAGGGGATTAGGCTGTTACCAGCCTTGCCTACTGCATGGTCAACTGGCAGCATACAAGGTGTGCGTGCTCGTGGCGGCTTTGAACTGTCAATGCAATGGGCAAGTGGGAAATTAAGCAGTCTTGTTATTACTTCCCAGCTCGGCAACCGTTGTAGTATTCAGTACCCATTCCAAACATATGATGCGCGGGTATTTTGTGACGAAGTGCAGGTAGCGGCTGAATTAAATGAGGGTTGCATTTCCTTTGATACAGAGGGAGGCAAAACCTATACGCTTAAACTCTAA
- a CDS encoding S-layer homology domain-containing protein, which translates to MIDRLGFFLRNFEFIDYVTAVVRGINCKRLIYRIVSVSYYGGIMMKVVRLVFKIMLATAIVISGVFSSVIPNVIFASATNKDEIIIDFGDKGYSEIGAWSTSSLKGYNGSSTRSAGASAGPSAEWRPTITATVSYDVYIYKVVEVNSDPKIQINISYNGGEDTQSLNYTEGTSGWVFLGNYPFAAGDDGFVKLTGKTYGKYARADAVKFVESDNGTRPNTAMLEATILTAQTKVDAAVAGGAPGQYPQAAIDSLKAAIAKAAEFENITIAQLELDAAIVAFDTAKIQAIEIVIDYGDEGYTESGDWLASGIKGHNDTSSRYIGASYTPPYVEWRPTITHQGNYDVYIYKIIAAGSDPETKIEITSTTGTTPQTLDYTVGSSGWTFLGSYSFDEGNEGAIKLLPPTSGKYARADAVMFVKKEAGTIANTLLLEEAINAAQAKVNGAAVGDNLGQYPQAAINTLRAAIDKAIIDRNNTWLNQLEVDSATTSLNDAVLIFEGAINSPAEFIIDYGVEGYTETGEWRDSDLKGYSGSLSRTAGASSTAEWKPNITKRGKYDVYLYKVVAEGNDPTAKIEITSIEGTSNQTLDYTAGTSEWVFLGNYSFESRSNGAVKLLEPSIGRNANADAVKFVQTEAGAAPNKVGLEALISKAQARLEGVVAGNAPGQYPQAAIDALKAAINKAIADKNEVNLNQIELDKAIAALTHALVIFKEAAIPGVNDEIIIDYGDDGYKESSISTGAKWSSTTSYKGYNNSSTRTAAGSTSPKAQWTPEIKGTVRYDVYIYKVVSIDGNPKAKVKVMFKGGSDTQTLDYTAGSPEWVLLGNYLFEENSLGYVKLSGASGTYTRADAVKFVRNDREIPLPELEAASLEAKMAEATALLSGTVEGTSTGQYASGSKVRLQEEIASAAFLLSSGYATAELIHSIIADLNVGMALFRSALNAQIRGSVYTIPNPNVDSIPINPVLIRQSDLKNTLTRYLFNAADYALYSPPQGEVSFGTEAHWKEFKFPNRLPENKQTVAADEYYQYNGETPRGMTKIKIYKYAGVSVDDSAVVTIYHNGKTDTRTLDMNTDQDGWYELGDYFFSGTGDEYVRITRGSTDNSKPTVTLAVSYEVMRDRTYRDQNEAERTAVYSIGYSEIGNWQNSSLVSDNEYAVPKTTTEKDASAVYNPGALTAGEYEVFTYIPARTQTGDNSVKIEIFHDAKIETIVFNQTNIQSGWYPLGEFVFTGEGNEFVKMTKLSDGGETIASSIKFTMKHLNGVSINSTIITTNSGDTIVDSPNISMTDKVRSALVTPGLFPHDYRKMIDFYKDAPYGKYYIRRAAFTDDLTWNPVILEPGEYKISYFIPANTALMPDCYIDLYHNGKKDTIFIPQDSLVNDSWHDIGTFDFAAGTADEYFGLSYGKHNDGDKNLKYFSAFKFEKVSPNNAIIKESIATSAKYFDEQRVDDVSDDETSQVVNAMAKDHYLDGFISDYKLLPDQLMTRSEFVAVLTRLLNLSEDPASALYADTTDDNVPFKGNIGAAQAAGLLYGVDAQGGSLGVNQPVDRTFAAIVLSNVIDYTGKYLNVDNFFASNPAAYLQENISDDNLLHTYALQDAFARLLRLGVVSKNADNAIQPNQQLTRADAIVMLNEFDTQLLSAGPDLRFDWHMAFFDEFNDSSLDWSKWTSDNAIRFPGVSGRWAEGIEVKDGVLKLKNEVNNRVGVPYSSASVTSNYMQRYGYYEARYGYPNAYGQHTSYWTKNGNGTDYNWNEGTGQDEVSMNIYFLPGQPAPEIGLTNTREYLFSTDDNNMKELHVFGGYMEQPGFYMAYDKEIPYRIDDVTPYVSTGLPDVPFPNILSTVVTSFDGKLDLNVVDGTEARFDWVRNYLKTASSDPDSEYPTYQPILIPEDSVMGEGSNQSKEFILRFNKQMNRESLIPEKVVVTKADGGDVPTYMITQISPLRFKLSFNEALEGNSDYVVNATTGVKDILGNSLAADQQVTFHTGELPVDQMEPTWPTAAKLSASNVSKNSLTVSWTEAMDDTLVTSYKIYKNGSELVTLDGKSTKFDVKGLAVNSPYTFKVEAGDATGNWSSNGPNVHVTTEADSSGGGSIPVPTSASIPTATPKPDDSNKPVKPTEPKSPQAELTDIAEHWAKALIEKSVELGFVNGYEDGTFKPNRKVTRGEFATMIARALNMNLDNSESSFMDADETPAWAKPYIQAIKKVGFISGYEDGTFRANKEMTRSELVTIIVRALGLEVDPNVKLDFKDAEQVPVWARPYVATAVKAGLIKGYGDGKFNPNRASTRAEAITLVIAMLNAME; encoded by the coding sequence ATGATTGATCGATTGGGCTTTTTTTTAAGAAACTTTGAATTCATTGATTATGTAACGGCGGTCGTTCGTGGAATTAATTGTAAGCGCTTGATTTATCGAATCGTAAGTGTATCTTATTATGGAGGGATTATGATGAAAGTAGTGCGATTAGTTTTTAAAATAATGCTTGCCACAGCCATTGTGATTTCAGGGGTATTCAGTAGTGTGATTCCAAATGTTATTTTTGCAAGCGCTACCAATAAAGATGAGATCATCATCGACTTTGGAGATAAGGGCTATTCGGAGATAGGGGCATGGTCAACATCTTCCCTCAAAGGGTACAACGGATCATCGACGCGATCTGCCGGTGCTTCCGCGGGCCCATCCGCTGAGTGGAGACCTACGATCACGGCCACTGTAAGCTATGATGTGTATATTTATAAAGTGGTTGAAGTGAATTCAGACCCTAAGATCCAAATAAACATTTCCTATAATGGCGGGGAAGATACTCAATCCCTGAATTATACCGAGGGGACATCGGGTTGGGTGTTTCTGGGCAACTATCCCTTTGCTGCAGGAGACGATGGATTTGTTAAGCTCACAGGAAAGACGTATGGAAAATACGCCCGAGCAGATGCAGTGAAGTTTGTCGAGAGTGATAATGGCACTCGACCGAATACAGCAATGTTGGAAGCAACGATTCTTACAGCACAAACAAAGGTGGATGCAGCTGTAGCTGGCGGTGCACCAGGACAATATCCGCAAGCAGCCATTGATTCATTGAAAGCGGCGATAGCCAAAGCAGCAGAATTTGAAAACATAACAATAGCCCAGTTGGAGCTGGATGCAGCCATAGTGGCATTTGATACAGCTAAAATTCAAGCCATAGAGATCGTCATCGACTATGGAGATGAAGGTTACACTGAATCGGGAGATTGGTTGGCTTCAGGCATCAAAGGCCACAATGATACATCAAGTAGATATATTGGCGCTTCCTACACGCCACCTTATGTTGAGTGGAGGCCTACGATTACACACCAGGGAAATTATGATGTGTATATTTACAAGATTATTGCTGCAGGGAGCGACCCCGAAACTAAAATAGAGATTACTAGCACCACAGGAACGACACCTCAAACGTTAGATTATACCGTAGGAAGCTCAGGTTGGACATTCTTGGGTAGTTATTCCTTTGACGAAGGCAATGAGGGAGCTATTAAGCTGTTGCCACCTACTAGTGGAAAGTACGCAAGAGCGGATGCTGTAATGTTTGTGAAGAAAGAGGCTGGAACAATAGCTAATACGTTGCTTCTCGAAGAAGCGATTAATGCAGCGCAGGCGAAAGTGAATGGTGCAGCGGTGGGTGATAATTTAGGACAATATCCGCAAGCAGCCATTAACACACTGAGAGCGGCGATAGACAAAGCCATTATAGATCGAAACAACACATGGTTAAACCAATTAGAAGTGGATTCAGCTACAACTTCATTAAATGATGCGGTTCTAATATTTGAAGGGGCCATAAATTCACCAGCGGAATTCATCATCGATTATGGAGTTGAAGGCTATACGGAAACAGGCGAATGGAGGGACTCCGATTTAAAAGGATATAGTGGGTCATTATCCAGAACTGCTGGCGCTTCCTCTACTGCTGAGTGGAAACCTAATATCACAAAGCGTGGGAAATACGATGTATATCTCTACAAAGTTGTTGCAGAAGGGAATGATCCTACAGCAAAAATAGAAATTACGAGTATTGAAGGCACGTCAAATCAAACCCTGGATTATACGGCTGGAACTTCAGAGTGGGTATTCCTTGGTAATTACTCATTTGAGTCAAGAAGTAACGGGGCAGTCAAGCTATTAGAACCTAGTATTGGAAGGAACGCAAATGCTGATGCCGTGAAGTTTGTACAGACAGAAGCAGGAGCTGCGCCAAACAAAGTAGGCCTTGAAGCATTGATTAGTAAAGCGCAAGCTAGATTGGAGGGAGTGGTAGCTGGTAATGCTCCCGGACAGTATCCCCAAGCAGCCATTGACGCACTGAAGGCAGCGATCAATAAAGCGATAGCAGATAAAAATGAAGTTAACTTAAACCAAATCGAGTTGGATAAAGCAATAGCAGCACTCACTCATGCGTTAGTCATATTTAAAGAAGCAGCAATTCCAGGCGTTAATGATGAGATCATTATCGACTATGGAGATGATGGTTACAAAGAGTCTTCTATTTCAACAGGTGCCAAATGGTCCTCTACAACTTCATATAAAGGCTACAACAATTCAAGTACGAGAACCGCTGCAGGCTCCACAAGTCCAAAAGCGCAGTGGACACCAGAGATCAAAGGCACAGTCAGATATGATGTATATATTTATAAAGTCGTTTCAATAGATGGCAATCCCAAAGCTAAAGTAAAAGTGATGTTCAAGGGAGGCTCCGATACTCAGACACTGGATTATACTGCAGGCAGCCCAGAGTGGGTACTATTGGGCAACTATTTATTTGAGGAAAACAGTTTAGGATATGTAAAGCTATCGGGTGCTTCCGGCACATACACAAGAGCAGATGCAGTGAAATTTGTGAGGAATGATCGAGAGATTCCACTTCCTGAATTAGAAGCCGCAAGCTTGGAGGCGAAAATGGCGGAGGCAACTGCCTTGCTGTCTGGTACTGTGGAAGGGACTTCAACCGGACAATATGCATCAGGTTCGAAGGTGAGGCTGCAAGAGGAAATTGCTAGTGCCGCTTTCCTATTAAGTAGTGGGTATGCAACAGCAGAACTGATCCATTCCATAATTGCTGATTTGAACGTGGGCATGGCTTTATTTAGATCAGCGTTGAATGCTCAAATTAGAGGATCAGTGTATACCATTCCGAATCCCAATGTGGATTCAATTCCTATAAACCCTGTCCTGATCAGACAGTCAGACTTAAAAAACACGTTAACAAGATATTTATTCAATGCAGCCGATTATGCACTCTATTCCCCGCCACAAGGTGAAGTCTCCTTTGGAACAGAAGCACACTGGAAAGAATTCAAATTCCCTAATCGACTGCCCGAAAACAAACAAACCGTAGCAGCGGATGAATACTATCAGTATAACGGTGAAACGCCAAGAGGCATGACCAAAATAAAGATCTACAAGTATGCAGGAGTATCAGTAGATGATAGTGCAGTTGTTACGATCTATCATAATGGCAAGACCGATACACGTACGCTTGATATGAATACAGATCAAGACGGTTGGTATGAGCTTGGTGATTATTTCTTCAGTGGAACAGGCGATGAGTATGTAAGAATTACTAGAGGATCAACGGATAACAGCAAACCTACAGTCACATTAGCTGTCTCTTATGAGGTCATGCGCGATCGAACGTATAGAGATCAGAACGAAGCAGAACGAACGGCTGTATACTCCATTGGTTACAGTGAAATAGGCAATTGGCAGAATTCTTCATTAGTATCAGATAATGAGTACGCTGTACCGAAAACAACCACAGAGAAAGATGCTTCTGCGGTATACAATCCTGGTGCGTTGACTGCCGGCGAATATGAAGTGTTTACTTATATTCCAGCTCGAACGCAGACAGGCGATAACAGCGTTAAGATTGAAATATTCCATGACGCTAAGATTGAAACGATCGTCTTCAATCAAACGAACATTCAAAGTGGGTGGTATCCACTGGGTGAGTTTGTCTTTACTGGAGAGGGCAACGAGTTTGTGAAGATGACTAAGCTATCAGATGGCGGCGAAACAATCGCTTCGAGCATAAAGTTTACTATGAAACATCTAAATGGTGTTTCCATTAACAGTACGATTATCACAACCAATTCTGGCGACACAATAGTTGACTCACCTAATATTTCCATGACCGATAAAGTCAGATCGGCCCTGGTTACACCCGGATTATTCCCACATGACTACAGAAAAATGATTGATTTTTATAAGGATGCTCCGTATGGAAAGTATTATATCCGCAGAGCTGCATTTACAGATGATTTGACATGGAATCCAGTGATATTGGAACCAGGAGAGTATAAGATCAGCTATTTTATTCCGGCTAATACTGCGTTGATGCCTGACTGCTATATAGATCTCTACCACAATGGAAAGAAGGATACGATATTTATCCCTCAAGACAGTCTGGTGAATGATTCTTGGCATGATATCGGAACCTTTGATTTTGCAGCAGGTACTGCAGATGAATATTTTGGGCTTTCTTATGGGAAGCACAATGATGGGGACAAAAATTTGAAATATTTTTCCGCATTTAAGTTTGAAAAGGTATCTCCTAACAACGCAATCATCAAGGAATCTATTGCTACCAGTGCTAAATATTTCGATGAACAGCGTGTGGATGATGTAAGCGATGATGAAACGTCACAAGTTGTTAATGCCATGGCAAAGGACCACTACTTGGATGGTTTCATATCCGATTACAAGCTCTTACCGGATCAACTGATGACACGCTCCGAGTTTGTGGCTGTATTGACCAGATTGCTTAATCTCTCGGAAGATCCGGCTTCGGCATTGTACGCGGATACGACTGATGATAATGTGCCTTTTAAGGGAAATATCGGAGCAGCCCAAGCGGCTGGACTGTTGTATGGAGTTGATGCACAAGGTGGCTCTCTGGGGGTAAATCAGCCGGTGGACCGTACGTTTGCTGCCATCGTTCTATCCAATGTTATCGACTATACGGGGAAATACTTGAATGTAGATAATTTCTTTGCGAGTAATCCAGCTGCTTACTTGCAGGAGAATATCAGCGATGATAACTTGCTCCATACGTATGCTTTGCAAGATGCCTTTGCTCGATTGCTAAGATTAGGGGTTGTGTCGAAGAATGCGGATAACGCGATCCAGCCAAATCAACAGCTCACAAGAGCGGATGCCATTGTGATGCTGAACGAATTTGACACACAATTATTGTCAGCTGGACCTGATCTGAGATTTGATTGGCATATGGCGTTCTTTGATGAATTTAATGATTCTAGTCTAGATTGGAGCAAATGGACTTCGGATAATGCGATCAGATTCCCCGGTGTATCCGGAAGATGGGCTGAAGGTATCGAAGTCAAAGACGGAGTCCTTAAGCTCAAAAATGAAGTGAATAATCGGGTAGGCGTGCCGTATTCATCAGCATCTGTTACATCCAACTATATGCAAAGGTACGGCTACTACGAGGCACGTTATGGCTACCCGAATGCTTATGGACAGCATACCTCCTACTGGACGAAAAATGGGAATGGCACAGACTATAACTGGAATGAAGGTACTGGGCAGGATGAAGTTTCAATGAACATTTACTTCTTGCCAGGTCAGCCGGCGCCAGAGATTGGTTTAACGAATACAAGAGAGTATTTATTCTCGACAGATGATAATAACATGAAAGAATTGCATGTATTTGGTGGCTATATGGAACAACCAGGCTTTTATATGGCTTATGATAAAGAGATACCTTATCGAATTGATGACGTTACACCTTATGTCTCAACAGGACTGCCTGATGTTCCTTTCCCTAATATTTTGAGCACAGTCGTGACTAGCTTTGACGGGAAATTGGATCTTAACGTAGTTGATGGGACGGAAGCCCGATTCGACTGGGTGAGAAACTATTTGAAGACAGCCAGCAGTGATCCAGACTCGGAATACCCAACGTATCAACCGATCTTGATCCCTGAGGACAGTGTGATGGGCGAAGGTTCCAACCAATCGAAGGAGTTCATTCTGAGATTCAACAAGCAGATGAACAGAGAGAGCTTAATACCGGAGAAGGTTGTCGTCACAAAGGCAGACGGTGGGGATGTTCCAACTTACATGATCACTCAAATTAGTCCTCTAAGATTTAAATTATCTTTTAATGAAGCGCTTGAAGGTAATTCTGATTATGTGGTTAATGCTACAACTGGTGTTAAGGATATCTTGGGCAATAGCTTGGCAGCTGACCAACAGGTTACTTTCCATACCGGGGAACTGCCAGTAGATCAAATGGAACCTACATGGCCAACTGCTGCCAAGTTATCAGCTTCAAATGTTTCAAAGAATAGTCTTACGGTTTCTTGGACCGAAGCAATGGATGATACTTTGGTAACAAGTTACAAGATTTATAAGAATGGCAGTGAACTAGTAACTTTAGATGGTAAATCAACTAAATTTGACGTCAAAGGATTAGCAGTTAATAGTCCTTATACGTTCAAAGTGGAAGCTGGTGATGCGACAGGAAATTGGAGTTCCAATGGTCCGAATGTACATGTGACTACTGAAGCAGACTCTTCCGGTGGCGGTTCGATACCTGTCCCAACATCTGCCTCAATACCTACGGCTACACCAAAACCAGATGATAGCAATAAACCGGTTAAACCAACTGAACCTAAGTCTCCACAAGCTGAACTAACGGATATTGCTGAGCACTGGGCTAAGGCATTGATCGAGAAATCAGTTGAACTGGGTTTTGTTAATGGCTATGAAGATGGAACTTTCAAGCCGAATCGTAAGGTAACACGCGGTGAGTTCGCGACCATGATAGCAAGAGCTTTAAACATGAATCTTGATAATTCTGAGTCTAGCTTTATGGATGCAGACGAAACGCCAGCATGGGCGAAACCATATATTCAAGCAATTAAAAAAGTTGGTTTCATATCAGGCTATGAAGATGGCACATTCCGAGCGAATAAGGAAATGACGCGATCAGAATTAGTCACCATCATTGTTCGAGCACTAGGACTTGAAGTTGACCCTAACGTAAAACTTGATTTTAAGGATGCAGAACAAGTTCCGGTATGGGCAAGACCATATGTAGCAACTGCTGTAAAAGCTGGTTTGATTAAGGGATATGGTGATGGCAAATTTAATCCTAATAGAGCCTCAACTAGGGCAGAAGCAATTACTTTAGTTATTGCTATGTTGAACGCAATGGAATAG